The Cryptococcus gattii WM276 chromosome B, complete sequence genome has a segment encoding these proteins:
- a CDS encoding Aldolase, putative (Similar to TIGR gene model, INSD accession AAW40640.1), translated as MSTTINGTTVHIPRHRLRNGLEAGKPMIGCFSSLPSAWTARIVASCGWDYVIIDCEHGNHDDSDMHDTVNVIASENVSPIVRLRAGEYGLIKRALDCGAHGIMAPMVNTPEEAQNIVKWSKFPPMGIRGQGSSFSAMASGLTTPQYVSLANKTILTIVQIETPEAVSNAEKIASIEGVDALFIGPNDLALSLLGYVPARWDEPEFLDALEKVRLAANKYGKYAGILARNGAHAKELSEKWTMIGLGSDVRALQTAMKATVAASRSEVY; from the exons ATGTCGACGACTATTAACGGCACTACTGTCCATATTCCGAGACATCGGCTTCGCAATGGTCTAGAAGCTGGAAAGCCGATGATTGGATGCTTCTCCTCGCTGCCCTCAGCATGGACGGCGAGAATAGTGGCATCGTGCGGATGGGAT TATGTGATCATCGATTGCGAACATGGGAATCATGATGATAGCGATATGCATGATACGGTGAACGTAATTGCTTCTGAGAATGTCTCCCCCATTGTCCGTTTGAGAGCAGGAGAATACGGCCTGATCAAAAGGGCATTGGATTGTGGTGCACA TGGAATCATGGCTCCAATGGTGAACACACCCGAGGAAGCTCAAAACATTGTCAAATGGTCCAAATTCCCACCAATGGGCATACGGGGACAAGGATCGTCTTTCTCCGCCATGGCATCTGGTCTTACCACACCCCAATACGTTTCATTGGCCAATAAGACCATCCTCACCATTGTCCAAATCGAGACGCCAGAAGCGGTTTCGAATGCAGAGAAGATCGCGTCAATCGAGGGTGTTGATGCACTTTTCATTGGTCCTAATGATCTTGCGCTTTCACTGCTCGGATACGTACCTGCCAGATGGGATGAACCAGAGTTTTTGGACGCGTTGGAGAAAGTGAGGTTGGCAGCAAATAAGTATGGCAAGTATGCGGGCATATTGGCTAGGAATGGAGCGCACGCAAAGGAATTGAGTGAGAAGTGGACGATGATCGGTTTGGGGTCGGATGTGAGAGCACTACAGACAGCCATGAAGGCCACAGTGGCTGCTTCGAGGAGTGAAGTATACTAG
- a CDS encoding Alcohol dehydrogenase, putative (Similar to TIGR gene model, XP_566462.1) produces the protein MSFPKTMKRYVLSHRNDLSGLTFEQDAPVPQIEKPTEILINIKALSLNARDLQIATNQYPAPHPIPDGIVPVSDASGEVVAVGDDVTDFKVGDRVTPIIFQGHHQDEDVTLDSMNRGIGGARAGVAAEYFVCEQSEALKIPKSFSHQDASTLAIAYSTAWSSLYSHHPRLQAGDTVLCLGTGGVSLCAAQIALISGAKVILTSSSQSKLDRAVDLLKPLAKGDVADTIRTIDYSKIDKWDEEVHRITEGKGSDFVIEIGGRGTIGKSIRSTRRGGLVAVSGYLSIYKDIPKEILEEDLAQTILYSGSYVRGVFVCNREDEKRMISALEVGGVKPVIDKVFAFENLKEAYQYMADGKHFGKICITV, from the exons ATGAGTTTTCCTAAGACTATGAAAAGATACGTCCTTTCACACCGCAACGACTTAAGCGGACTCACCTTCGAGCAGGATGCACCTGTTCCGCAAATCGAGAAGCCAACAGAG ATTTTGATAAATATCAAAGCTTTGTCTTTGAATGCCCGTGACTTGCAGATAGCTACTAACCAATACCCCGCCCCACACCCAATCCCGGATGGAATTGTCCCAGTCTCTG ATGCAAGCGGAGAGGTTGTTGCCGTGGGTGACGATGTTACCGACTTCAAAGTTGGCGACCGCGTCACGCCCATTATATTCCAAGGACATCATCAG gatgaggatgtcACACTGGACAGTATGAACAGAGGGATTGGTGGAGCCAGGGCGGGTGTTGCAGCGGAGTACTTCGTCTGCGAACAG TCAGAAGCTCTAAAGATCCCGAAGAGTTTTTCTCACCAAGATGCTTCAACCTTAGCT ATCGCATACAGCACTGCGTGGAGCAGTCTCTATTCCCATCATCCTCGACTTCAGGCTGGTGATACTGTTCTCTGCCTCGGTACAGGCGGCGTCTCTCTTTGTGCTGCCCAAATTGCCCTCATCTCTGGCGCCAAGGTCATTCTCACCTCTTCGTCCCAATCGAAGCTTGATCGCGCAGTGGATCTTCTCAAACCTCTTGCCAAGGGTGATGTTGCCGATACAATTCGTACTATTGACTATTCCAAGATAGACAAGTGGGACGAAGAAGTGCATAGGATCACTGAGGGGAAGGGATCGGATTTTGTTATTGAAATTGGTGGCCGAGGAACAATCGGCAAGAGTATTAGGAGTACCCGAAGAGGAGGCCTTGTGGCCGTTTCTG GTTACCTCAGCATCTACAAAGACATACCCAAGGAGATTTTGGAAGAGGACTTGGCGCAGACCATCCTATACTCAGGAAGCTATGTCCGTGGAGTCTTCGTGTGCAACCGCGAGGACGAGAAGAGAATGATCTCAGCATTAGAAGTGGGCGGTGTCAAACCCGTGATAGACAAG GTATTCGCGTTTGAAAATTTGAAGGAGGCATATCAGTACATGGCTGATGGCAAGCATTTTGGCAAGATTTGTATCACCGTGTAG
- a CDS encoding Hypothetical Protein (Similar to TIGR gene model, INSD accession AAW41259): MTFFPPRASTICIPRTIQQSFQRRIMTAMSAGPPSFARNFPTSTAEPSAYFKWPGVTWDSTKAVREVLEENDRGYDIFESVRYAHNHFPHSVLSRYAFGAPPKLIHDCWNHDKRLLVSLDPAGPDRKDVDETKVPKRITRKDWGNYLGNKGCYGPYLVFFHDEIARLGPQGVLEEYIFSPQANWETFTDPTGKDQGPPNMFNRLVAGAIHPFIHTGFGLEFNDRVVLAEGLAETAVHQDVIVNLVIPSSHIESLVTSPSPPRPSSSPSLLSIYTSILSSPTLKPQPYDPESMVNDQLKSSVEGPKAAELRGMVGRWSLSDEEVADGPEGWQKKFNEIAVFVTLLACATGRKGKEIRVDFFLMHTLTSSIFLPAYLSQLPLSLRRALLRRYIIEVFHFALARGRPPIDPELIMSYDLYPTINTEGSEEALKQLVKNGKALGKGTKEERNVWLSLLESAMIYPGMSLLLFCPLSSLFPDSHVIKSIRSLVHYASLLGNSPPGSLPGTYKEEGKGAGKEEAVKGMIKLDGSMFLRAAGAIMTTMAPGGQGAWDRSQLGYDEAWE; encoded by the exons ATGACCTTCTTCCCACCCAGGGCAAGTACCATCTGTATACCTCGAACTATCCAGCAATCCTTCCAAAGAAGAATAATGACCGCCATGTCCGCTGGACCTCCTTCTTTTGCCAGAAACTTTCCGACCTCAACTGCTGAACCTTCGGCATACTTCAAATGGCCAGGGGTTACCTGGGACAGCACCAAGGCTGTGAGAGAAGTCCTGGAAGAGAATGACAGGGGTTATGATATCTTTGAATCGGTGCGCT ACGCTCATAATCACTTCCCCCACTCTGTCTTGTCTCGTTACGCTTTTGGAGCACCACCAAAATTGATTCACGACTGTTGGAATCATGACAAGAGACTTCTCGTTTCTCTAGACCCCGCAGGTCCTGATAGGAAGGATGTCGATGAGACTAAGGTGCCCAAGAGAATAACTAGGAAAGATTGGGGGAATTATCTCGGAAATAAAGG ATGTTATGGCCCTTATCTAGTGTTCTTCCACGATGAAATCGCACGTCTCGGCCCTCAAGGTGTTCTCGAAGAATATATATTTTCCCCTCAAGCTAATTGGGAGACCTTTACCGATCCTACTGGCAAAGATCAGGGTCCTCCGAACATGTTCAACCGGCTCGTGGCAGGGGCAATACATCCTTTTATCCATACTGGGTTTGGGTTAGAGTTCAACGATCGAGTAGTGTTGGCTGAAGG ATTGGCAGAAACCGCCGTCCATCAGGATGTGATCGTCAACCTCGTCATCCCCTCTTCCCATATCGAATCCCTAGTTacctctccttcccctcctcgtccctcatcctccccttcccttctctcgATCTATACCTCCATCTTGTCCTCTCCCACTCTCAAGCCCCAGCCATACGACCCCGAATCCATGGTCAACGATCAACTCAAATCGTCTGTGGAAGGTCCAAAAGCCGCAGAGCTGAGAGGGATGGTGGGCCGATGGAGCTTGTCTGACGAAGAGGTAGCAGATGGGCCAGAGGGATGGCAAAAGAAGTTCAATGAAATTGCGGTTTTTGTTACCCTTTTGGCATGTGCGACTGGGAGGAAAGGCAAAGAGATCAGAGTTGATTTCTTCCTT ATGCACACTCTAAcatcctccatcttccttccgGCTTATCTCTCCCAGCTACCTCTCTCTCTACGTCGAGCTCTTCTACGACGATACATCATCGAAGTTTTCCACTTCGCTCTAGCCCGCGGACGACCCCCAATCGACCCGGAGCTGATCATGTCATATGATCTTTACCCTACTATCAATACCGAAGGAAGTGAAGAAGCCCTAAAGCAATTGGTGAAAAACGGTAAGGCGCTGGGGAAGGGAAcgaaggaagagaggaatGTGTGGTTGAGCTTGCTGGAGAGTGCGATGATTTACCCCGGTATGTCACTTCTCTTATTTTGCCCTTTGTCTTCCTTGTTTCCTG ATTCTCATGTGATAAAGTCGATCCGTTCGCTTGTACATTACGCCTCTCTTCTCGGCAATTCCCCTCCTGGTAGCTTGCCGGGTACGTacaaagaagaaggaaaggggGCTGGTAAAGAGGAAGCGGTAAAGGGGATGATTAAGCTTGATGGGAGTATGTTCTTGAGAGCTGCGGGAGCTATCATGACGACGATGGCGCCCGGCGGTCAGGGCGCATGGGATAGAAGTCAGTTGGGATACGATGAGGCTTGGGAATGA
- a CDS encoding Sec14 cytosolic factor, putative (Similar to TIGR gene model, INSD accession AAW40642.1): protein MSASDPLSGHPGHLSASQETALQKFREELTTEELIPADWEALVQRIGYNRFDDQTLLRFLRARKFDLPKAKLMWANNEKWRRQFGADEIAANGFDYPEQSQVVKYYPQFYHKTDNDGRPVYIEQLGKLDINKLYAITSQDRQLKRLVSEYEKFLRDRLPASSKMTGHLVETSCTILDLYNAGISTFYKVKDYVSAASSIGQNNSRSDGTHVYYQCTVSLLNRLVSH from the exons ATGAGC GCCTCTGATCCGCTTTCCGGCCACCCGGGCCACCT CTCTGCATCTCAAGAAACTGCTCTCCAGAAATTCCGCGAAGAGCTCACTACCGAAGAACTCATTCCGGCGGACTGGGAAGCTCTTGTCCAGAGGATCGGGTACAATCGCTTTGACGACCAAACGTTGCTTCGTTTCTTGCGAGCAAGAAAATTTGATCTACCCAAAGCCAAGTTAATGTGGGCGAACAATGAAAAATGGAGAAGACAGTTTGGAGCGGATGAGATTGCTGC CAATGGATTCGACTACCCCGAGCAAAGTCAAGTGGTCAAGTATTACCCTCAGTTCTACCATAAAACCGATAATGACGGCCGACCTGTATACATTGAACAACTTGGCAAGCTCGATATCAACAAGCTCTATGCCATCACGTCGCAAGACCGGCAGTTGAAGAGATTGGTTTCAGAGTATGAGAAGTTTTTGAGGGATAGGTTGCCTGCCTCATCAAAGATGACAGGACATCTTGTGGAAACTAGCTGTACCATTTTGGATCTATACAATGCTGGTATCTCGACATTTTACAAAG TGAAAGACTATGTCAGCGCAGCTAGCTCCATCGGGCAAAACAACT CCCGAAGTGATGGGACACATGTTTATTATCAAT GCACCGTATCTCTTCTCAACCGTCTGGTCTCTCATTAA
- a CDS encoding Sterol 14-demethylase, putative (Similar to TIGR gene model, INSD accession AAW40645.1) codes for MSAIIPQVQQLLGQLAQYIPPWFTALPTSLKIVIAVIGIPAFIIGLNVFQQLCLPRTKDLPPVVFHYIPWFGSAAYYGEDPYKFLFECRDKYGDLFTFILMGRRITVALGPKGNNLSLGGKISQVSAEEAYTHLTTPVFGKGVVYDCPNEMLMQQKKFIKSGLTTESLQSYPPMITSECEDFFTKEVGISSQKPSATLDLLKSMSELIILTASRTLQGKEVRESLNGQFAKYYEDLDGGFTPLNFMFPNLPLPSYRRRDEAQKAMSDFYLKIMENRRKGESDHEHDMIENLQGCKYRNGVPLSDRDVAHIMIALLMAGQHTSSATSSWTLLHLADRPDIVEALYQEQKEKLGNPDGTFRDYKYEDLKELPIMDSIIRETLRMHAPIHSIYRKVLSDIPVPPSLAAPSENGQYIIPKGHYIMAAPGVSQMDPRIWQDAKVWNPARWHDEKGFAAAAMAQYTKAEQVDYGFGSVSKGTESPYQPFGAGRHRCVGEQFAYTQLSTIFTYVVRNFTLKLAVPKFPETNYRTMIVQPTNPLVTFTLRNAEVKQEV; via the exons ATGTCGGCAATCATCCCCCAAGTCCAGCAATTGCTGGGACAACTGGCCCAATACATCCCACCTTGGTTTACTGCTCTCCCTACCTCCTTGAAGATCGTGATCGCTGTCATTGGCATCCCCGCTTTCATCATTGGCTTGAACGTTTTTCAGCAGCTT TGCCTTCCCCGTACAAAAGATCTTCCACCTGTTGTCTTCCACTATATTCCCTGGTTTGGCTCAGCTGCTTACTATGGTGAAGATCCCTACAAATTCTTGTTCGAATGCCGTGACAAGTATGGAGACTTATTTACTTTCATCCTTATGGGTCGACGCATTACCGTCGCGCTCGGACCCAAGGGTAATAACCTTTCTTTGGGTGGAAAGATCTCTCAAGTCTCTGCCGAGGAAGCTTACACT CACTTGACTACTCCCGTCTTTGGCAAGGGTGTTGTTTATGATTGCCCTAACGAGATGCTCATGCAGCAGAAGAAGTTT ATCAAGTCTGGTCTTACTACTGAGTCCCTTCAATCTTATCCTCCTATGATCACTAGCGAATGCGAAGATTTCTTCACCAAAGAAGTCGGAATTTCTTCCCAGAAGCCTTCTGCCACTCTCGACCTCCTCAAGTCCATGTCCGAGCTCATCATTCTTACTGCGTCTCGTACTCTTCAAGGAAAGGAAGTTCGCGAATCTCTTAACGGTCAGTTCGCCAAGTACTACGAGGACCTCGACGGCGGTTTCACTCCTCTCAACTTTATGTTCCCCAACTTGCCCCTTCCCAGTTACAGGAGACGAGATGAGGCTCAGAAGGCTATGAGCGACTTTTACTTGAAGATCATGGAGAACAGGAGGAAGGGCGAAAGCGAC CACGAGCATGACATGATTGAAAATCTCCAGGGCTGCAAGTACCGAAATGGTGTCCCTCTCTCTGACCGTGACGTTGCCCATATCATGATTGCTCTTCTTATGGCTGGCCAGCACACTTCGTCTGCTACTTCATCTTGGACTCTTCTGCATCTTGCCGACCGACCCGACATTGT CGAGGCTCTTTACCAGGAGCAGAAAGAGAAGCTCGGTAACCCTGACGGTACTTTCCGAGACTACAAGTACGAAGACCTCAAGGAGTTGCCCATCATGGACTCTATCATCCGAGAGACTCTTCGAATG CACGCTCCCATCCA CTCTATTTACCGAAAAGTCCTTTCCGACATCCCCGTCCCACCCAGTCTTGCCGCGCCCTCCGAGAACGGCCAATACATCATCCCCAAGGGTCACTACATAATGGCCGCCCCTGGCGTCTCTCAAATGGACCCTCGTATCTGGCAGGATGCCAAGGTCTGGAATCCTGCCCGATGGCACGACGAAAAGGGATTTGCCGCCGCTGCCATGGCCCAGTACACCAAAGCCGAACAAGTCGACTATGGTTTCGGTTCTGTCAGCAAGGGTACCGAGTCTCCTTACCAGCCTTTCGGTGCTGGCAGGCACAGGTGTGTCGGTGAACAGTTTGCGTACACTCAGCTTTCGACCATCTTCACCTATGTTGTGAGGAATTTCACTTTGAAGCTTGCCGTTCCCAAGTTCCCCGAAACCAATTACCGT ACCATGATCGTCCAACCCACCAACCCCTTGGTTACTTTCACCCTTCGAAATGCTGAGGTCAAGCAGGAGGTGTAA
- a CDS encoding uncharacterized protein (Similar to TIGR gene model, INSD accession AAW40644.1), with protein sequence MVSAEPYRSRRTSYYSQPQSPTYVSSTSTTLPVSGALIFTLPFQQIDTLSPVGKMARRSSRADPVIRAEDDMYEEDDGYGELGQRHPLRRVKEDMREETEERHEHEVKLTRIQEQGEGMSLPGIKTLLGVKEHPSGSSSLYQSPSLPSLGTNSPTTSPSSARTSRFSSFTSSTVPELSAPEWWAPEFERSPFHAVFSRSHPFPNTQPYMVDEHDQKRRRSDGPPPLRDVEESTRLSWQAQSRNASFPSAASHSSGPITPTSWSLMRSRLHPPVPSSPSIATVMGRGSISSTSGAMSPPITRRASPNSRNPSLVGGQLSRHISDLSATDSQRGSISGVPGPPERRVSVQAASSINPIDLDRAPVLPPLTSAENERPPMPSASFSLPYIRRSSSTCSDRLRRHSNTQPTTPDTTGLPEVRRSSLTEIIMAKSGDDVAMKEGRYGFSTEERHVSSGTEKRAETLSGLASIPLQSKPAIQSLAGTSSDTPTWNPQERRESTESISSATAHLAINSEAERERTASLRGRKRSTDTRDDDEPKVDSSFIGVDVGVGAGDPALRGMEVLAESARRIAAAEEEQKAKSVEEEEVEEAEEEKDEVPEKTGGPKYTCTYCAKTFSRPSSLKIHTYSHTGERPFVCNEAGCGRRFSVQSNLKRHAKVHLVGPLGVSASEPSAPLTKTPEQPIHSSNPHQQRSPHPPPPHHHQSHHRMAQPPPPHMMSGPMPPPGGYAFIPPSYAPLSVGVLSGPPSSGGAPGMAPPHGYYMDGRYAVAPPPPSNGMHHGGYVQYEEPMPTHDGKGKSGRDNGKGKGKSRKSNGKED encoded by the exons ATGGTCTCTGCGGAACCATACAGATCTCGACGAACATCATATTACTCTCAGCCTCAATCGCCTACATACGTGTCATCCACCAGCACGACACTGCCTGTCTCAGGTGCTCTCATTTTCACTCTTCCCTTCCAACAAATAGACACTTTGTCCCCAGTAGGCAAGATGGCTCGACGTTCATCCCGCGCCGACCCTGTGATAAGGGCGGAGGATGACATGtatgaagaggatgatgggTATGGGGAACTTGGACAAAGACATCCTTTGAGGCGTGTGAAGGAGGATATGAGGGAAGAAACAGAGGAGAGACATGAGCACGAGGTGAAGCTGACTCGGATTCAAGAGCAAGGAGAAGGTATGAGCCTGCCAGGAATTAAGACTTTGCTTGGCGTGAAGG AACATCCGTCTGGATCTTCGTCTCTCTATCAGTCACCGTCACTCCCGTCATTGGGAACTAATTCTCCTACaacttctccttcatccGCACGCACTTCTAGGTTTTCTTCATTTACATCGTCCACTGTACCCGAGCTGTCAGCCCCCGAATGGTGGGCACCTGAATTCGAGCGAAGCCCCTTCCACGCCGTTTTTTCCCGCTCCCACCCGTTTCCCAACACACAGCCTTACATGGTTGACGAACACGACCAAAAACGTCGTCGTTCAGACGGTCCGCCTCCTCTTCGTGATGTTGAGGAGTCTACCAGATTAAGCTGGCAAGCTCAAAGCAGAAACGCATCTTTCCCGTCTGCAGCATCACATTCCTCTGGTCCTATTACACCCACAAGCTGGTCGCTAATGAGAAGCCGCCTGCATCCTCCGgttccttcttctcctaGTATAGCGACCGTCATGGGTCGGGGATCAATATCAAGTACATCTGGCGCAATGTCGCCACCTATCACTCGTCGAGCTAGTCCAAATTCGAGAAATCCAAGTTTGGTGGGTGGACAATTATCAAGACATATTTCAGATCTTTCAGCTACGGACAGTCAGCGGGGTTCAATATCTGGTGTACCTGGCCCGCCAGAACGACGAGTGTCTGTCCAAGCGGCTTCAAGTATCAACCCCATCGATCTAGATCGTGCGCCTGTCTTGCCACCATTAACATCTGCTGAAAATGAAAGGCCCCCTATGCCATCTgcctctttttctctccCTTATATACGGCGGTCTTCATCCACATGTTCGGACCGTCTGCGGCGGCATTCCAACACTCAACCTACAACGCCTGATACGACAGGGCTGCCTGAAGTTCGTCGCTCGTCACTGACGGAGATTATTATGGCGAAGAGTGGGGATGATGTTGCGATGAAAGAAGGGCGCTATGGTTTTTCAACTGAAGAGCGGCATGTGAGCTCGGGAACGGAGAAACGTGCGGAAACATTATCCGGTCTTGCGTCTATCCCTCTTCAATCCAAACCCGCAATTCAGTCACTTGCTGGAACGAGCAGCGATACGCCTACCTGGAACCCCCAAGAAAGACGAGAGTCTACCGAATCAATATCATCCGCCACAGCCCATCTTGCTATCAACTCTGAAGCCGAACGCGAACGTACTGCGTCCCTTCGGGGACGAAAACGATCGACAGATACGCgcgatgatgatgagccAAAGGTAGATTCGTCTTTCATTGGGGTCGATGTCGGTGTTGGTGCTGGGGATCCAGCTTTACGAGGGATGGAGGTACTGGCCGAGTCTGCGAGAAGAATTGCTGCtgcagaagaggaacaaAAGGCGAAGAGtgtggaggaggaagaggttgaagaggccgaagaggaaaaggatgaaGTGCCAGAGAAGACAGGAGGCCCCAAGTATACTTGTACTTATTGTGCCAAAACATTCTCAAGGCCTAGTTCCCTGAAGATTCATACCTACAGCC ACACCGGTGAGAGGCCGTTCGTCTGTAATGAAGCAGGGTGTGGCCGCCGTTTCTCTGTGCAATCTAATCTCAAACGTCACGCCAAGGTGCATTTAGTTGGCCCGTTAGGTGTTAGCGCTTCTGAGCCCTCAGCGCCCCTTACAAAAACTCCCGAACAACCTATACATTCTTCCAACCCCCATCAACAACGATCTCCACACCCTCCCCCACCGCACCATCATCAATCGCACCATCGGATGGCTCAgcctcctccaccccaTATGATGTCTGGCCCAATGCCTCCTCCGGGAGGTTATGCATTTATCCCTCCAAGTTATGCGCCCTTATCAGTGGGTGTTTTGTCTGGCCCGCCCTCATCGGGGGGCGCTCCGGGAATGGCGCCGCCGCACGGGTATTATATGGATGGAAGATATGCGGTCGCTCCACCTCCCCCATCGAATGGAATGCATCATGGAGGGTATGTGCAGTATGAAGAGCCGATGCCAACGCACGACGGGAAGGGTAAAAGTGGAAGAGATAAtgggaagggaaaggggaagagCAGAAAGAGTAATGGGAAGGAAGACTAG
- a CDS encoding Hypothetical Protein (Similar to TIGR gene model, INSD accession AAW41257.1): MSNEKQPQYWEVAAPAIEPQSSSQPEPPPDRPHDVNYNPCQSLPQVPDCAQPPNGSHPSPSVTSTYSSMMLPPLRMSHDARNSVPSPLSSGHSQMSSLRPAPPNASPNQMQPEFYYTYPMPYPLRPPAYNGHMPTHSGSSSNGPPEIFTPVSANINSYGFSYSGQGTIQPSLFSPWQGQDPRQLDAPSSNFGTPDERKGSPGSSTTTGERWDRPSPNHGGAASPLTERSTSVDEKDTKEISYTTDAEVKQTSQLCNKCGIFERTHHRSRPPQNDDQKLRKASTLSNSIHRREAPPSLQNSRSKHGSASPHSPFSGPPSIPMSASLTYPPMYPSPDPLLAPAGYLRRSATHQPTLESPQRSPLNHAIISPNLPSAGDPNAVSGGPNRHYSHQHSASSPYAYAYASRRGYVPTARGMMSSPSMTPSVFSGAMEPVMTPTAGHNQLESQPHAVSGERQHQQGQGG, encoded by the exons ATGAGCAACGAAAAGCAACCTCAGTACTGGGAGGTCGCCGCCCCTGCCATTGAACCCCAGTCGTCTTCACAGCCCGA ACCACCTCCTGATAGGCCTCACGATGTGAACTATAACCCCTGTCAATCTTTACCACAAGTCCCAGACTGTGCCCAACCGCCGAATGGCTCACATCCTAGTCCTAGCGTAACCTCTACTTACAGCTCCATGATGCTTCCTCCTTTACGAATGTCCCATGACGCTCGTAACTCTGTACCATCACCATTATCCAGCGGTCATTCTCAAATGTCCTCTTTAAGACCAGCACCACCTAATGCCAGTCCTAATCAGATGCAACCGGAGTTCTACTACACATACCCTATGCCTTACCCATTGCGACCACCAGCATACAATGGTCACATGCCTACCCATTCTGGCTCTTCGTCAAATGGCCCGCCAGAAATCTTTACACCTGTATCGGCAAACATTAATAGCTATGGGTTTAGCTACTCAGGACAAGGTACCATCCAACCGtctcttttctctccttGGCAAGGGCAGGATCCTCGACAACTAGATGCTCCGAGCTCAAACTTTGGTACACCTGACGAAAGGAAAGGCTCTCCGGGTAGCAGTACAACTACGGGAGAAAGATGGGACCGACCCTCGCCTAATCACGGAGGGGCTGCGTCTCCACTGACAGAGAGGAGTACTAGTGTGGATGAAAAGGACACAAAGGAAATAAGTTATACGACCGACGCGGAAGTTAAACAGACGTCACAA CTCTGTAACAAGTGTGGAATCTTTGAGCGCACCCATCACCGTTCTCGCCCGCCTCAAAACGATGACCAAAAGCTCCGCAAAGCTTCTACTTTGTCCAACTCCATCCACAGGCGAGAAGCTCCTCCATCTTTGCAGAACTCCAGGAGCAAGCATGGCTCAGCATCTCCACACAGCCCTT TCTCTGGTCCTCCATCAATTCCGATGTCTGCAAGTCTCACTTATCCACCCATGTATCCATCTCCTGATCCCCTTCTGGCCCCTGCTGGCTACCTCCGTCGTTCAGCAACTCACCAACCCACCCTCGAATCACCTCAGCGTTCACCCCTCAATCATGCTATCATATCTCCCAACCTCCCTTCTGCTGGCGATCCGAACGCGGTGAGCGGTGGCCCAAACAGGCATTATAGTCATCAACACAGCGCGAGCTCTCCCTATGCGTACGCTTACGCCAGCCGGAGAGGATATGTGCCTACTGCGAGGGGGATGATGAGCAGTCCGAGTATGACGCCTAGTGTTTTTAGCGGCGCGATGGAGCCAGTAATGACTCCTACTGCCGGACATAATCAGTTGGAGTCACAGCCACACGCCGTTAGTGGGGAGAGGCAGCACCAACAAGGACAGGGAGGGTAG
- a CDS encoding 60S ribosomal protein l9, putative (Similar to TIGR gene model, INSD accession AAW40641.1) yields the protein MKDISSIESLVVPESVTVAIKARTVTVEGPRGKLTKNVGHIQMDIQLVKTAKNSKVVFTVWHGARKHVACLRTVKSMVENMITGVTKGFLYKMRLVYAHFPINALPNDDGSALQIRNFLGEKFVRDCPMLEGVKVSLSDVKDELIIQGNDIEKVSQSAASITDKCRVKDKDIRKFLDGVYVSERTVVVKDE from the exons ATGAAGGACATCTCTTCCATCGAGTCTTTGGTCGTTCCCGAGAGTGTCACCGTTGCCATCAAGGCCCGAACCGTCACCGTTGAGGGTCCCAGGGGAAAGTTGACCAAGAACGTTGGTCACATCCAGATGGACATCCAGCTC GTTAAGACTGCCAAGAACTCCAAGGTTGTCTTCACTGTCTGGCACGGTGCCCGAAAGCACGTTGCTTGTCTCCGAACCGTTAAGTCTATGGTCGAGAACATGATCACCGGTGTCACCAAG GGCTTCCTCTACAAAATGCGACTCGTTTACGCGCATTTCCCCATCAACGCCCTTCCCAACGACGATGGCTCCGCCCTCCAGATCCGAAACTTCT TGGGTGAGAAGTTCGTCCGAGACTGCCCTATGCTTGAGGGTGTCAAGGTCTCTCTCTCTGACGTCAAGGATGAGCTCATCATCCAGGGCAATGACATTGAGAAGGTTTCCCAGTCTGCTGCTTCCATTACCGACAAGTGCCGAGTGAAGGACAAGGATATCCGAAAGTTCTTGGACG GTGTCTACGTTTCCGAGCGCACGGTCGTTGTTAAGGATGAGTAG